A window of Chengkuizengella sediminis contains these coding sequences:
- a CDS encoding YugN family protein → MKPIQSEIENKEDLFSNIFKGLKPLQFSLGSNWEYDHGYFDHKLDDKSQVWLRIPFQVTSGQLDGEIENQSTMIQLGTPFVLKHIYNEGSDPNAHMMIYGSLINQFQKPLDKDAEIEEMWILKAEDLVKKVELQI, encoded by the coding sequence TTGAAGCCTATTCAATCTGAAATCGAAAATAAAGAGGATTTATTCTCAAATATATTTAAAGGATTAAAACCTTTACAATTTTCCCTTGGTAGTAATTGGGAGTATGATCATGGCTATTTTGATCATAAGTTGGACGATAAATCACAGGTATGGCTACGTATCCCATTTCAAGTGACTAGTGGACAATTAGATGGAGAAATTGAAAATCAATCAACGATGATTCAATTAGGCACTCCATTTGTGCTAAAACATATTTACAATGAAGGAAGTGATCCAAATGCGCATATGATGATATATGGATCCTTAATTAATCAATTTCAAAAGCCATTAGACAAAGATGCAGAAATTGAAGAAATGTGGATATTAAAAGCAGAAGATCTTGTAAAAAAAGTAGAGCTTCAAATCTAA
- a CDS encoding S1C family serine protease: MDDNNRGKNDYSDFFNEDKSKEKKVKDDKQEHNKSEYYSYGSFKPTEPLKETEYTSYSSSKGQSSEVEINKPNEVSIYSDSEQNAQNNGYNGTEWTYSTRKKRSSFKSMFSAFMAGVVVVGVLMFASDKANLFSSETSLSTQSPVTQNVIPANGSESQASITFENRPDNIADIVEQASPAVVKIETYNNAQSDNSMNRNDDIFRYFFGDDYNSTPNGPQASGLGSGFIFDQEGYILTNEHVVSGADEIYVELEGYDNKFQAELLGSSYDLDLAVLKIEGSESFPTLNIGDSDQLRVGDWVTAIGNPVGFDHSVSVGVLSANEREISIPDSQGTRTYEHLLQTDASINPGNSGGPLINLNGEVIGINTAVSTDAQGIGFAIPTSTIDEVLDDLKNNITIPKPYIGVGLYDIDDEVQQTLNLNDKDGVLITQVERPSPASRAGLKPNDVIIELNGEPINNANDLITKVKEMNIDESVTLTVIRDGKTYETAVTIGDRNAK, encoded by the coding sequence ATGGATGATAATAATAGAGGCAAAAATGATTATAGTGATTTTTTCAACGAAGATAAATCGAAAGAAAAAAAAGTTAAAGATGATAAACAAGAACATAATAAAAGTGAATATTATTCATACGGCTCATTTAAACCTACTGAACCTCTGAAGGAGACAGAATATACATCATACTCATCTAGCAAAGGACAATCATCAGAGGTAGAAATCAATAAACCAAATGAAGTTTCTATTTATAGTGATTCTGAACAAAATGCACAAAATAATGGATATAATGGGACAGAATGGACTTATTCTACTAGGAAAAAGCGATCTTCTTTTAAAAGTATGTTCTCTGCATTTATGGCAGGAGTTGTAGTTGTAGGTGTACTTATGTTTGCATCAGATAAAGCGAATTTATTTTCATCTGAGACATCTCTTTCAACTCAATCTCCTGTAACACAAAATGTAATTCCAGCAAACGGCAGTGAGAGTCAAGCCTCTATTACATTTGAAAATAGACCAGATAATATAGCAGATATCGTAGAACAAGCTAGTCCTGCAGTTGTGAAAATAGAAACATATAATAATGCACAAAGCGACAACAGCATGAATCGAAATGATGATATTTTCAGATACTTTTTTGGAGATGATTATAATTCAACACCAAATGGACCTCAGGCTTCAGGTTTAGGGTCGGGTTTCATTTTTGACCAAGAGGGATACATTTTAACAAATGAACATGTAGTATCAGGAGCAGATGAGATCTATGTGGAGCTTGAAGGTTATGATAATAAATTTCAAGCTGAACTATTAGGTTCCTCATATGATTTGGATCTTGCAGTATTAAAAATTGAAGGAAGTGAATCATTTCCAACTTTAAATATAGGTGATTCTGATCAACTAAGAGTAGGGGATTGGGTAACTGCCATTGGGAATCCAGTTGGATTTGATCATTCTGTGAGTGTAGGGGTTCTTAGTGCAAATGAGAGAGAGATCTCCATTCCTGATTCTCAAGGAACGAGAACCTATGAGCATTTACTTCAAACAGATGCATCTATTAATCCAGGAAACTCTGGAGGACCTTTAATTAATCTTAATGGAGAGGTCATTGGAATTAATACTGCAGTAAGCACAGATGCGCAAGGAATTGGCTTTGCTATACCTACAAGTACGATTGATGAAGTATTAGATGATTTGAAAAATAACATAACAATTCCTAAACCGTATATCGGAGTTGGGTTATACGATATAGATGATGAAGTACAGCAAACATTAAATTTAAATGACAAAGATGGTGTATTGATCACTCAAGTTGAAAGACCGAGTCCAGCTTCTCGTGCAGGTCTTAAGCCAAATGATGTTATTATTGAATTAAATGGTGAGCCAATTAATAATGCGAATGATCTCATTACTAAAGTAAAGGAAATGAATATTGATGAGTCTGTCACTTTAACAGTTATAAGAGATGGTAAAACTTACGAGACAGCAGTAACCATCGGAGATCGAAATGCAAAGTAA
- a CDS encoding response regulator transcription factor translates to MRKKILIIDDDEKITSMLKRNLAFEGYMIQTANHVNDGLMILRDEEPDLLILDIMMPVMDGWEVCRRIREGGSQMPILMLTAKDDVSDRVKGLDTGADDYLVKPFALEELLARVRALLRRNQGAVEEDKQQLQYEDIVLDLDTREVFRNGISIELTTKEFELLHLFLSNPNKVLSRDVIMDKIWGYDYSGESNVIEVYIALLRQKTEENGEKRIIHTKRGAGYVLR, encoded by the coding sequence ATGAGGAAAAAAATTTTAATTATTGATGATGATGAAAAAATCACATCTATGTTAAAAAGAAACCTTGCATTTGAAGGTTATATGATTCAAACGGCTAATCACGTAAATGATGGCCTAATGATTTTAAGGGATGAGGAGCCGGATCTTCTAATATTAGATATTATGATGCCTGTGATGGATGGTTGGGAGGTATGCAGAAGAATTCGGGAGGGCGGAAGCCAAATGCCTATCCTTATGTTAACTGCTAAGGATGATGTCAGTGATCGAGTGAAAGGTTTAGATACAGGAGCGGATGACTATTTAGTAAAACCTTTTGCTTTAGAAGAACTTTTAGCAAGAGTCAGAGCTTTACTTCGTAGAAACCAAGGTGCTGTAGAAGAAGATAAACAACAACTTCAATACGAAGATATCGTTCTTGATTTAGATACTAGGGAAGTATTTCGAAATGGAATATCTATAGAATTAACAACTAAAGAATTTGAGTTGTTGCATTTATTTTTAAGCAACCCCAATAAAGTTCTCTCTCGTGATGTCATCATGGATAAAATATGGGGTTATGATTACAGTGGCGAATCGAATGTAATTGAGGTATACATCGCATTACTGAGGCAGAAAACAGAAGAAAATGGGGAGAAAAGAATCATTCATACAAAAAGAGGGGCGGGTTATGTCCTGAGATAG
- a CDS encoding sensor histidine kinase, with protein MSIRLRLTMWYTGILAVMIIVLGIVLYLVLVTNLFNSEEDNLKNQSDEVYKEMLINLERTFYLAPDGTPVIQYELPNLNFLTSSSYLLQVMNSKGEVEVKTFALFDNEIPLDEETFEAVKDGAEIIKTTKINNVSLLTLYKPIVQQNEVIGILLVATVIDDIYSYLNMFQWIYTISGIVLIGIAATIGLFMARKTLKPIENVILAANQIEKSTDLDNRILYEGPNDEIGRLIHTINGMLSRIQVIYAELEEAYRLQRRFVSDASHELRTPLTTIRGNIEFLEKMWKPNKDTHISDQEKMKLTMESVVDISSEAERMSNLVNDLLSLARADAGYEMEKENIAIQPILEQVIRKAQYLPKKVDFIVGDLEYLNDILVYGNNEYLQEMLFIFIENAFKYTEEGYVELEVKILDNQVGIHISDTGIGMNKEDIPHIFQRFYRADVSRGAKPGTGLGLSIAKWIIDEHHGSVEVYTSLESGTKFIIWIPLVHHT; from the coding sequence ATGTCAATCCGTTTACGTTTAACGATGTGGTATACAGGAATTCTAGCCGTGATGATCATCGTGCTTGGCATCGTGTTATATTTAGTTTTAGTAACCAATTTATTCAATTCAGAAGAAGATAATTTAAAAAATCAAAGTGACGAAGTATATAAAGAAATGTTAATAAATTTAGAAAGAACTTTTTATTTAGCTCCTGATGGAACACCAGTCATTCAATATGAACTTCCTAATCTCAATTTTTTGACATCTTCCTCATATTTATTACAGGTTATGAACAGTAAAGGAGAAGTGGAAGTTAAAACCTTTGCTCTATTTGATAATGAAATTCCATTAGATGAGGAAACATTTGAGGCTGTTAAAGACGGAGCCGAAATTATTAAAACGACGAAGATTAATAATGTCTCTTTATTAACATTATACAAACCAATCGTGCAGCAGAATGAAGTAATCGGTATTTTGTTGGTAGCTACCGTTATTGATGATATTTATTCTTATTTAAATATGTTTCAGTGGATATATACGATATCAGGTATAGTTTTAATTGGAATTGCCGCTACCATAGGGTTATTTATGGCTCGGAAAACATTAAAACCAATTGAAAATGTCATATTAGCAGCTAATCAAATTGAAAAAAGTACAGATTTAGACAACCGAATATTATATGAAGGACCCAATGATGAGATTGGGCGATTAATTCATACAATTAACGGAATGTTATCACGTATTCAGGTTATTTATGCAGAATTGGAGGAAGCGTATCGTTTGCAAAGAAGGTTCGTTTCGGATGCTTCGCATGAATTGAGGACCCCATTAACTACCATTCGTGGGAATATAGAATTTTTAGAAAAAATGTGGAAGCCCAATAAAGATACTCATATATCAGATCAGGAAAAGATGAAGCTGACTATGGAGTCTGTTGTAGACATCTCTTCTGAAGCAGAAAGAATGAGTAATCTTGTTAATGATTTATTATCTCTAGCTAGAGCTGATGCTGGTTATGAAATGGAAAAAGAGAACATTGCCATTCAACCTATATTAGAGCAAGTGATCAGAAAAGCACAATACTTACCTAAGAAAGTTGATTTTATAGTTGGAGACTTAGAATATTTAAATGATATTCTAGTATATGGAAATAATGAGTATTTACAAGAGATGTTATTTATTTTTATTGAGAATGCTTTTAAATATACTGAAGAAGGTTATGTAGAGTTAGAAGTGAAAATTCTAGATAACCAAGTTGGCATCCATATTTCAGATACTGGGATTGGAATGAACAAAGAAGATATTCCTCATATTTTTCAAAGATTTTATCGTGCTGATGTATCTAGAGGGGCAAAACCAGGAACAGGTTTAGGATTGTCGATTGCTAAGTGGATAATTGATGAACATCACGGATCAGTGGAGGTATATACGAGTTTAGAGTCAGGTACAAAATTTATTATCTGGATTCCTTTGGTTCATCATACTTAG
- a CDS encoding 4-hydroxy-3-methylbut-2-enyl diphosphate reductase encodes MEVIKISPRGYCYGVVDAMVLAMQTAKNLDLPRPIYILGMIVHNKHVTDAFQEEGVITLDGENRLEILDQVDKGTVIFTAHGVSPEVRKKTRERGLTVVDATCPDVTRTHDLIREKAAEGYQVIYIGKKGHPEPEGAMGIAPDHVTLIEKEVEINKLNINTERIIITNQTTMSQWDIRHIINRLIEKYPTAEIHNEICLATQVRQEAVANQARDADLLIVVGDPRSNNSNRLAQVSEEISGVKAYRIADVSELKQEWLKHVRNVAVTSGASTPTLITKEVIEYLDQYDPNDENTKGIHRTINKDKLLPRAKIKSST; translated from the coding sequence ATGGAAGTTATCAAAATTTCCCCAAGAGGTTATTGTTATGGTGTAGTAGATGCTATGGTGCTTGCTATGCAAACCGCTAAAAACTTAGATTTACCAAGACCTATATATATATTGGGTATGATTGTTCATAATAAACATGTTACAGATGCTTTTCAAGAAGAAGGTGTGATTACCCTAGATGGGGAAAATCGCCTAGAAATATTAGATCAAGTTGATAAAGGAACAGTAATTTTTACCGCTCATGGTGTTTCACCAGAAGTGCGTAAAAAAACAAGGGAAAGAGGATTAACGGTTGTAGATGCTACTTGTCCAGATGTAACAAGAACACATGATTTGATTCGAGAGAAAGCGGCAGAAGGTTATCAAGTCATATACATTGGAAAAAAAGGACATCCTGAACCTGAAGGAGCAATGGGTATTGCACCTGATCATGTGACTTTAATTGAAAAAGAAGTAGAAATTAATAAGTTAAATATAAATACGGAGCGCATTATTATCACTAACCAAACTACAATGAGTCAATGGGATATTCGACATATTATTAATCGTTTAATTGAAAAGTATCCAACAGCAGAAATTCATAATGAAATTTGTTTGGCTACTCAGGTAAGACAAGAAGCGGTAGCCAATCAGGCAAGAGATGCTGATTTATTAATCGTTGTGGGGGACCCGCGAAGTAATAATTCAAATCGTTTAGCTCAAGTCTCTGAAGAAATATCAGGGGTAAAAGCATACAGAATAGCAGATGTATCCGAATTAAAACAAGAGTGGTTGAAACACGTTAGAAATGTAGCAGTTACATCAGGTGCTTCAACTCCAACTTTGATTACAAAAGAAGTGATTGAATACTTGGACCAATATGATCCAAATGATGAGAATACAAAAGGTATCCATCGCACGATTAATAAAGATAAACTATTGCCACGAGCAAAAATAAAATCATCCACATAA
- the aroF gene encoding 3-deoxy-7-phosphoheptulonate synthase — translation MIVITSNTISEDRLTEIVGHIETQGVKTHISKGTDRTVIGIVGKADPTLAEQIRQMKDVEDVIKITKSYKLASRDFQPNDTIIDIKGVKIGGENLVIMGGPCAVESAEQMDEIAAIVKAAGGQVLRGGAFKPRTGPYSFQGVGVEGLEMMAEAGKKHDLLTITEVMTPEYVDVIAEHADILQIGTRNMQNFDLLRKLGEIDTPVLLKRGFSATYDELLNAAEYILAGGNPNVMLCERGIRTFETYTRNTLDLTAIPVLQQLSHLPVISDPSHGTGRRELVETMSKASVAAGANGLIVEMHTDPDNSMTGDGVQSLFPDQFTSLLQDIEKLAPLMGKKFETIKEPVLK, via the coding sequence ATGATCGTTATTACATCAAATACAATTAGTGAAGATCGATTGACAGAAATCGTAGGACATATTGAAACACAAGGAGTAAAAACACATATATCAAAAGGAACGGATCGCACGGTCATTGGAATTGTGGGAAAAGCAGATCCTACTTTAGCAGAGCAGATTCGCCAAATGAAAGATGTCGAAGATGTGATTAAAATTACAAAATCATATAAACTTGCTAGTCGTGATTTTCAACCAAATGATACAATCATTGATATAAAAGGTGTTAAAATTGGTGGAGAAAACTTAGTGATCATGGGTGGTCCTTGTGCAGTTGAATCTGCTGAGCAAATGGATGAAATTGCTGCTATCGTTAAAGCGGCTGGTGGTCAAGTATTACGCGGAGGTGCTTTCAAACCAAGAACCGGTCCATATAGTTTCCAAGGTGTTGGAGTAGAGGGACTTGAAATGATGGCAGAAGCAGGTAAAAAACACGATCTTCTAACGATTACAGAAGTTATGACTCCTGAATATGTAGACGTGATTGCAGAACATGCTGATATTTTACAGATCGGTACTCGTAACATGCAAAACTTTGACTTGTTACGTAAATTAGGGGAAATTGATACTCCTGTATTATTAAAAAGAGGATTTTCTGCGACATATGATGAGCTATTAAATGCGGCGGAATATATATTAGCAGGTGGAAATCCGAACGTTATGTTATGTGAAAGGGGAATTCGTACGTTTGAAACTTATACAAGAAACACGTTAGATCTAACTGCGATTCCAGTATTACAACAATTAAGTCATTTACCAGTGATCTCTGATCCAAGTCATGGTACAGGACGTAGAGAGCTAGTTGAAACTATGTCAAAAGCTTCTGTTGCTGCTGGTGCTAATGGTTTGATTGTAGAAATGCATACAGATCCTGATAATTCAATGACAGGTGATGGGGTGCAATCATTGTTCCCAGATCAATTTACTTCTCTATTACAAGATATAGAAAAATTAGCTCCGTTAATGGGCAAAAAGTTTGAAACAATAAAAGAACCTGTTTTAAAATAA
- the glnA gene encoding type I glutamate--ammonia ligase — protein sequence MSVQNVLDIIKEKNIEFVDFRFVDLSGKAHHITVPASAVEEDTFTNGVAFDGSSIPGFKGIEESDMVMMPDPESIFVDEFTAHHTLNIMCNIFSPDGDRYDRDPRNIAQKAEQYLQSTGIGTSAFFAPESEFFIFDDVRFESGQNVSSYSVDSDEGIWNTGREEEGGNLGFKIRNKGGYVPVSPADSTQDLRSEICRVLEEAGLVIERHHHEVATAGQQEINFRFSTLVDTADNLMKYKYIVHNTAIKFGKTATFMPKPLFGDNGSGMHVHQSIFNGDTPLFYEKGAYANISELGMYYIGGILKHAPALIALTNPSTNSYKRLVPGYEAPVNLVFSKGNRSAAVRIPVAAVTPKGARIEFRTPDSTANPYLAFSAMLMAGLDGIKNKIDPRQEGYGPLDKNIYELSDVEKNEIRSVPANIEEAMDALEADYDFLTEGGVFTEEFVKHYISFKRDEAKEIAIRTHPHEFSLYYDC from the coding sequence ATGTCAGTTCAAAACGTTTTAGATATAATTAAGGAAAAAAACATAGAGTTTGTGGATTTTAGATTTGTGGATTTATCAGGTAAAGCACATCATATTACAGTACCTGCATCAGCTGTTGAGGAAGATACTTTTACAAACGGAGTAGCTTTTGACGGTTCTTCCATCCCTGGTTTTAAAGGGATAGAGGAATCAGATATGGTTATGATGCCAGATCCTGAATCTATTTTTGTAGATGAATTTACTGCACATCATACATTGAACATTATGTGTAACATTTTTTCACCTGATGGAGATCGTTATGATCGTGATCCAAGGAATATTGCCCAAAAAGCAGAACAATACCTGCAATCAACGGGTATTGGTACTTCAGCATTTTTTGCACCAGAATCTGAATTTTTCATCTTTGATGATGTAAGATTTGAAAGTGGTCAAAATGTTTCTTCTTATTCTGTTGATTCCGATGAAGGAATTTGGAATACAGGTCGTGAAGAAGAAGGTGGAAATTTAGGATTTAAAATTCGCAATAAGGGCGGATATGTACCTGTATCTCCAGCAGACTCAACTCAAGACCTGCGCAGTGAAATTTGCCGAGTATTAGAAGAAGCTGGATTAGTTATTGAACGTCATCACCATGAAGTTGCTACTGCTGGACAACAGGAAATTAACTTCCGTTTCAGCACATTGGTTGATACAGCAGATAATTTAATGAAGTATAAATATATTGTTCATAATACAGCAATTAAGTTTGGAAAAACGGCTACATTTATGCCCAAACCATTGTTTGGAGATAACGGTAGTGGAATGCATGTACATCAAAGTATTTTTAATGGAGATACTCCATTATTTTATGAAAAAGGTGCTTATGCAAACATTAGTGAGCTTGGTATGTATTATATTGGAGGAATTTTAAAACATGCCCCTGCTCTAATTGCTCTAACAAATCCTAGTACTAATTCATACAAACGTTTAGTTCCTGGATATGAAGCTCCTGTAAACCTTGTATTCTCTAAAGGTAACCGATCAGCAGCTGTTCGTATTCCAGTAGCTGCAGTAACGCCTAAAGGTGCTCGTATTGAGTTCCGTACACCGGATTCAACAGCGAACCCTTACCTTGCATTTTCAGCAATGTTAATGGCTGGTTTAGACGGAATTAAAAACAAAATTGATCCTCGTCAAGAAGGATATGGTCCTTTGGATAAAAATATTTATGAATTATCTGATGTTGAGAAAAATGAAATCCGCAGCGTACCTGCAAACATAGAAGAAGCAATGGATGCTCTTGAAGCAGACTATGACTTTTTAACTGAAGGTGGAGTATTTACTGAGGAGTTTGTTAAACACTATATTAGTTTCAAACGTGATGAAGCTAAAGAAATAGCAATTCGCACTCATCCACATGAATTTTCATTATACTATGATTGTTAA
- the serC gene encoding 3-phosphoserine/phosphohydroxythreonine transaminase, with the protein MSNRAYNFNAGPAALPLEVLQKAQEELVDYQGIGMSVMEISHRSAEYERLNEETQELLSELLNIPSGYKTLFLQGGASTQFAMIPLNLLNAGKVSNYIITGSWGKKALKESKLVGETIVSAQPDKFSYIPDISQLQLQNHSAYLHITSNETIEGIQYQKFPDTGKIPLIADMSSDILCRPIDVSQFGMIYAGAQKNLGPSGVTLVVVREDLLENAPDHIPTMLRYDTHINANSLYNTPPVYSVYMVNLVLKWIKEKGGLDQIEKFNREKTKLIYDVIDESQGFYMGTVDKKDRSIMNIPFRLKNEQLEKQFLKQSQENGFVGLKGHRSVGGVRASTYNAVPYESCKALSDFMIEFQKNNG; encoded by the coding sequence TTGAGTAACAGAGCATACAATTTTAATGCAGGTCCAGCAGCTTTACCTCTAGAGGTATTGCAAAAAGCACAAGAAGAGTTGGTTGATTATCAAGGAATAGGGATGTCTGTAATGGAAATATCCCATCGTAGCGCAGAATATGAACGATTAAACGAAGAGACACAAGAGTTATTATCAGAACTTTTGAACATCCCATCTGGATACAAAACTTTATTTTTACAGGGTGGGGCTAGTACACAATTTGCAATGATACCATTAAATTTATTAAATGCTGGTAAAGTATCAAATTATATTATCACAGGAAGTTGGGGTAAAAAAGCCTTAAAAGAATCCAAGTTAGTTGGTGAGACGATTGTATCAGCTCAACCAGATAAATTCTCATATATCCCTGATATATCTCAACTTCAGCTTCAGAATCATAGTGCATATTTACACATTACTTCAAATGAAACCATTGAGGGAATTCAATATCAAAAATTCCCAGATACAGGAAAAATACCACTGATAGCGGATATGTCTAGTGATATATTATGCAGACCTATCGATGTATCCCAATTTGGAATGATTTATGCAGGAGCACAAAAAAATCTAGGTCCTTCTGGAGTAACTTTGGTTGTTGTGAGGGAAGATTTATTGGAAAATGCCCCTGATCACATTCCAACGATGTTACGATATGATACGCATATTAATGCAAACTCCTTATATAATACACCGCCTGTATATTCTGTTTATATGGTGAATTTAGTTCTAAAGTGGATAAAAGAAAAAGGCGGACTAGATCAAATAGAGAAATTTAATCGTGAAAAAACAAAGTTGATATATGATGTGATTGATGAGAGTCAAGGATTTTATATGGGTACAGTGGATAAAAAGGATCGTTCTATCATGAACATTCCTTTTAGATTAAAAAATGAACAATTAGAAAAGCAATTTTTGAAACAGTCTCAGGAGAATGGTTTTGTTGGTCTAAAGGGTCATCGAAGTGTTGGAGGAGTGAGAGCTTCAACTTATAACGCAGTTCCTTATGAGAGTTGTAAGGCTTTAAGTGACTTTATGATTGAATTTCAAAAAAATAACGGTTAA
- the trmL gene encoding tRNA (uridine(34)/cytosine(34)/5-carboxymethylaminomethyluridine(34)-2'-O)-methyltransferase TrmL yields the protein MIHIVLVEPEIPSNTGNIGRTCAATGARLHLVHPLGFETDDKALKRAGLDYWHEVDVEHHESFEALQAKYSDHRFFFVETRTDHLYTDFKYQDGDFFVLGKESSGLPKEMLETNEETCIRLPMTGIVRSLNLSNVAAVIVYDALRQIGFSNMD from the coding sequence ATGATACACATTGTACTAGTAGAACCAGAGATTCCATCAAATACAGGGAATATAGGGAGAACTTGTGCTGCCACAGGAGCTAGACTGCATTTAGTTCATCCCCTAGGTTTTGAAACAGATGATAAAGCACTAAAAAGAGCTGGATTAGATTATTGGCATGAAGTAGATGTTGAACACCATGAATCTTTTGAAGCACTTCAAGCTAAATATTCAGATCATCGGTTTTTCTTTGTAGAAACGAGAACGGATCATTTATATACAGACTTTAAATATCAAGATGGAGATTTTTTTGTTTTAGGAAAAGAATCTTCCGGTTTGCCTAAGGAAATGTTAGAAACTAATGAAGAAACTTGTATAAGACTACCAATGACAGGAATTGTAAGGTCACTAAATTTATCCAATGTAGCAGCTGTTATTGTTTATGATGCGTTAAGGCAAATTGGCTTTTCAAACATGGATTAG
- a CDS encoding AbrB/MazE/SpoVT family DNA-binding domain-containing protein: MKPMGVVRKVDQLGRIVLPKSLRKRYMMNEGDPVEILVQGDHIILEKYKPRCVFCTSSDNVVEYKEKYICSSCLGEMQQFV, translated from the coding sequence ATGAAACCAATGGGTGTTGTTCGCAAAGTAGATCAGCTTGGGCGTATCGTATTACCAAAATCATTGCGTAAAAGGTATATGATGAATGAAGGGGACCCAGTAGAGATATTAGTTCAAGGTGATCATATCATTTTGGAAAAATATAAACCTAGATGTGTATTCTGCACATCTTCTGATAATGTGGTTGAATACAAGGAAAAATACATCTGCTCATCTTGTCTAGGTGAAATGCAACAATTTGTTTAA
- a CDS encoding phosphodiester glycosidase family protein has product MRYSYLNKTLMLAIAPFVGVFIWLYVSTIQIELSQPQLAPVSVVSITEQSVEMLLDLDEAKIQVNGIHSSLSKLFEIYNKSADTANQLVSVASAQVNKPGTIYDNRILSKLGSPIKHIESDIVDLKLFNIVDEFYRGYALKVELKSNEAMDMVLAKDELGKSETTLQAVQRTGAIAGINAGGFADDFRTGKRYPLSTTIVDGNYVTGFEPSFKDLFFVGLDDNGKLIGGKFYQKSDLDQLKPKFGATFVPILIQNQTKQTIPDKWLTSPKRAARTVIANYKNNHLLFLVTEGQDTQGNYGASLLELQDKLMELGVIDAYNLDGGGSTSLVFNGIIINQPSDRKLRPLSTHFLFFK; this is encoded by the coding sequence ATGAGGTATTCCTATTTAAATAAAACATTAATGTTAGCTATTGCTCCTTTTGTAGGTGTTTTTATTTGGTTATATGTTTCAACTATTCAAATTGAACTATCTCAACCACAATTAGCACCTGTTTCAGTTGTTTCTATTACAGAACAATCAGTAGAAATGCTATTAGATTTAGATGAAGCCAAAATCCAAGTAAATGGAATTCATTCTTCCTTATCTAAATTGTTTGAGATTTATAATAAAAGTGCGGATACGGCAAATCAACTTGTTAGTGTAGCTTCTGCACAGGTGAATAAACCTGGAACCATTTATGACAATAGAATTCTAAGCAAATTAGGATCCCCTATTAAACATATTGAATCAGATATAGTTGATTTGAAGCTTTTTAATATCGTTGATGAGTTCTATAGAGGATATGCACTCAAAGTAGAGTTAAAATCAAATGAAGCTATGGACATGGTATTAGCAAAAGATGAACTTGGTAAAAGTGAAACCACTTTGCAAGCCGTCCAAAGAACTGGAGCCATAGCAGGTATTAATGCTGGAGGATTTGCGGATGATTTTCGCACTGGAAAACGTTATCCTTTAAGCACCACGATTGTGGATGGGAATTATGTCACAGGTTTTGAACCAAGTTTTAAAGACTTATTTTTTGTTGGGTTGGATGATAATGGTAAGTTGATTGGAGGTAAGTTCTACCAAAAATCTGATTTAGACCAGCTTAAACCGAAGTTTGGGGCTACTTTTGTCCCTATTTTAATTCAAAATCAAACTAAACAAACCATTCCAGATAAATGGTTAACATCTCCTAAGAGAGCAGCTCGTACCGTAATCGCTAACTATAAAAATAACCACTTATTATTTTTAGTAACTGAAGGTCAAGATACACAAGGCAATTATGGTGCTTCATTATTAGAACTACAAGATAAATTAATGGAATTAGGTGTAATTGATGCATACAACCTAGATGGTGGTGGTTCTACTTCCTTAGTATTTAATGGCATCATCATAAACCAACCTAGTGATAGGAAATTAAGGCCATTATCCACCCATTTTTTATTTTTTAAATAG